CGGCAGTGCCGGTTTGTGAAACTGTGGAAGAACCGCCGCATGAAACCGGACAAACCGCGCCCGCTCCCGCTGTTGTAACACCGGCGCCTGTTATTGTCCCTGCACCGCCTGTTGCACCCTATGCCCGCCCGTTTGTCCCGTCTGTTACAAGGGCGGCAAATCGCGACTACACCTTCCCGCCGGTTGAACTGCTGCAAGAGCCGGTTTATCAGGAAGGGGCGGTTATTTCGCAGGAAATGCTCGAACGCAGCGCCGGTTTTCTGGAAAGTGTGCTGGAAGATTTTGGCGTCAAGGGCGAGATTATTCATGTCCGCCCGGGGCCGGTGGTGACATTATATGAGTTTGAACCTGCCCCCGGGGTCAAGTCTTCGCGTGTGATTGGCCTGTCCGATGATATTGCCCGCTCGATGTCGGCGGTTTCCGCCCGTGTGGCGGTCGTGCCCGGACGCAATGTTATCGGCATTGAATTGCCCAACAGCGTGCGGGAAATGGTTTACCTGCGCGAGATTATCCGCTCGCAGGCGTTTAAAGCCTCCCCCTGCAAACTGGCGCTGGCGCTGGGCAAGAATATCGGCGGCGAGCCGGTCATTGCCGAACTGGCCAAAATGCCGCATCTGCTGGTGGCGGGCACCACCGGTTCGGGTAAGTCCGTTGCCATCAACACCATGATTCTGTCATTGCTTTACCGTCTGCCGCCGGAAAAGTGCCGCCTGATCATGGTTGACCCGAAAATGCTCGAACTGTCAGTTTATGACGGTATCCCGCATTTGCTCACCCCCGTGGTGACCGACCCGAAAAAAGCCGTCACGGCGCTGAAATGGGCAGTGCGCGAGATGGAAGACCGCTACCGCAAAATGGCAAAGCTCGGCGTGCGCAATATTGATGGCTTCAATGCCCGCGTCAAGGAAGCGCTGGCCAATAATGAAACCATCATGTGTACCGTGCAGTCGGGTTTTGACCGGGAAACCGGCGAGATGGTTTATCATGAGGAAGCGCTTGATTTAACGCCGCTGCCCTATATCGTCATTATTGTTGATGAAATGGCCGATCTGATGATGGTGGCGGGCAAGGAAATTGAAGGCGCGATCCAGCGGCTGGCGCAAATGGCGCGCGCGGCCGGCATTCACCTGATCATGGCGACACAGCGTCCGTCTGTTGATGTCATCACCGGCACCATCAAGGCGAATTTTCCCACCCGCATTTCGTTTCAGGTGACCTCCAAGATCGACAGCCGCACCATTCTGGGCGAGCAGGGGGCGGAAACACTGCTTGGACAGGGCGATATGCTGCATATGGTCGGCGGCGGGCGCATTGTGCGCGTTCATGGCCCGTTTGTTTCTGACCGTGAGGTAGAACAGGTTGTGGCGCATTTGAAAACACAGGGCACGCCGGAATATCTGGCGACGGTTACCGATCAGGAAGAAGAAGCACCGGTGGAAGACGACAGCGATATCGGCGCTGAAATTATCGCGCATGCCGGTGATGATGGCGAAGAGCTTTATGCACAGGCGGTCAAGGTGGTCATGCGTGACAAAAAATGCTCAACCTCTTATATCCAGCGCCGTCTTGGCATTGGCTATAACAAGGCTGCCACTCTGGTGGAACGCATGGAGGATGAAGGCCTTGTCGGCGCCGCCAACCATGTTGGCAAGCGTGAAATTCTGATCAGCCACCATTGAGGTGTTTCCCAATAAGGAAACAGAAGCGGATGATATGCCCGACTTTATCAGGCCGGGCATATTTTGTTTTCATAATAAAAATGTTAAACACCGTGGCAATCCTGTTCCATTTAACGCAATGACTGAAACCTTATGGCAGCGCTTCCACTTTTAACTCTTGACCATATCGCGCTTACTTTTGGCGGCACGCCCCTGCTGGTTGATGCAGCATTGTCGGTAGCGGCAGGCGAACGCATTGCCCTTGTCGGACGTAACGGTTCGGGCAAGTCCACCCTGCTGAAAATCGCCGCGGGTCTGGCGGAAGCAACAGAGGCCAAGATTTTCCGCCATCCTTCCGCCACTGTCCGTTATCTGCCGCAGGCGCCTG
This is a stretch of genomic DNA from Candidatus Tokpelaia hoelldoblerii. It encodes these proteins:
- the ftsK gene encoding DNA translocase FtsK (bhsal01280), with translation MQTVKTTLEQTSDVSDKNCGQVPDDTAAVLTTDGGRTEISGAENYPPIWRKAFALAHNVRFTRTPDVALPRKQPPVTEAPIPAPVAEMVVPEQETGADVMEVVAEIIPQTGEQATPPSIAEVAAPAQDVNADMPPVAEQAAPAGEQAVHTETAIPSGLFLSDFAFFEGFSLDIDLMQPVAAIKDEEAAAPVLQEATAPTPVRKDLPLTQLYRTVEWHKETAGEKVKEAAPVATSAASGSEQAIEVPVLPAVAESVCAVAEETSCETAAVPVCETVEEPPHETGQTAPAPAVVTPAPVIVPAPPVAPYARPFVPSVTRAANRDYTFPPVELLQEPVYQEGAVISQEMLERSAGFLESVLEDFGVKGEIIHVRPGPVVTLYEFEPAPGVKSSRVIGLSDDIARSMSAVSARVAVVPGRNVIGIELPNSVREMVYLREIIRSQAFKASPCKLALALGKNIGGEPVIAELAKMPHLLVAGTTGSGKSVAINTMILSLLYRLPPEKCRLIMVDPKMLELSVYDGIPHLLTPVVTDPKKAVTALKWAVREMEDRYRKMAKLGVRNIDGFNARVKEALANNETIMCTVQSGFDRETGEMVYHEEALDLTPLPYIVIIVDEMADLMMVAGKEIEGAIQRLAQMARAAGIHLIMATQRPSVDVITGTIKANFPTRISFQVTSKIDSRTILGEQGAETLLGQGDMLHMVGGGRIVRVHGPFVSDREVEQVVAHLKTQGTPEYLATVTDQEEEAPVEDDSDIGAEIIAHAGDDGEELYAQAVKVVMRDKKCSTSYIQRRLGIGYNKAATLVERMEDEGLVGAANHVGKREILISHH